The following proteins come from a genomic window of Polyangiaceae bacterium:
- a CDS encoding CBS domain-containing protein, translating to MAQMTSSATWGQSAERVVEARHPRIRIAHVGIDARGVDDVEVAFHCPTCDTELILGQAEDRALSSLLALGRPRGFRPEPAVVPRRAPVVQGDTVAAVLADPDVPVVSGDVPLAELANVLADRGADLAILVDRDAQPFALCSACDVLRTAQRFGERMTALSARHVARSGIFTVRGDAPLSALVSLFCEEGATNVVVRGDDGRVLGLVRAHDVLRRLAG from the coding sequence ATGGCGCAAATGACGAGCTCCGCAACATGGGGGCAAAGCGCCGAGCGCGTGGTGGAAGCGCGCCACCCCCGGATCCGCATCGCCCACGTCGGCATCGATGCCCGCGGCGTGGACGACGTCGAGGTGGCGTTTCACTGCCCCACCTGCGACACCGAGCTGATCCTGGGTCAGGCCGAGGATCGCGCGCTGTCGTCGCTGCTTGCGCTGGGACGGCCGCGGGGATTTCGGCCTGAACCAGCGGTGGTCCCTCGTCGGGCGCCGGTCGTCCAAGGGGACACCGTGGCCGCCGTACTGGCGGACCCGGACGTGCCCGTCGTGTCGGGCGACGTGCCCTTGGCCGAGCTGGCGAACGTGCTCGCGGACCGAGGCGCCGACCTCGCCATCCTCGTGGACAGGGATGCACAACCTTTCGCGCTGTGCTCGGCCTGCGACGTGCTCCGCACCGCCCAGCGCTTCGGCGAGCGCATGACCGCCCTGTCCGCGCGCCACGTGGCGCGCTCCGGGATCTTCACCGTGCGCGGCGACGCACCGCTCTCGGCGTTGGTAAGCCTGTTCTGCGAAGAAGGAGCCACGAACGTCGTGGTGCGCGGCGACGACGGACGAGTGCTCGGCCTGGTGCGGGCGCACGACGTACTGCGACGTCTGGCCGGTTAG
- a CDS encoding DUF1592 domain-containing protein — translation MVLLAAACLLAACTGTISDPGGSDNGGSGVPGGSVGQSSQAVGVSSPIRRLTRVEYDNTVRDLLGDDTHPAQAFPADEKALGIAMGGTVSALLAERYQEAAEGVAGRAVKDLSTLLPCDPATLGEDACAKKFIDGFASRAYRRPLDSDESARLVAVYDNIKKDFDFKTAIEVVIRAVLQSPNFLYVVEFGDGDATSTKVPLTTWELASRLSYFLWGSMPDETLFTAAETGELSDPGALEAQARRMLKDPRAADAVREFHEQWLELESLDTVSKDSSYYPSFDDSLRQSMKTEAETFFERVVLDDGHLDTLLTAPFSYVNQQMADFYGVSAPAKAWSKVTLDSTHRAGLLTLPALLATHAKPNQSSPVYRGKFVREALLCQPLPPPPPNVAIVPPDPDPNATTKQQFEQHSKDPSCASCHQLMDPIGFGFEHYDGIGRYREKDGKFIVDAKGELFQTQDVDGPFDGAVELAERLSQSEQVRDCVARHWLRFALKRGESGDESSLSLAEKKFKASDYDIRELLVSIVLTHGFRYRRSAP, via the coding sequence CTGGTCCTGCTCGCCGCCGCCTGTCTGCTCGCAGCCTGTACCGGCACCATCAGTGACCCTGGTGGCAGCGACAACGGCGGCAGCGGTGTTCCGGGCGGCTCCGTCGGTCAGAGCTCTCAGGCGGTTGGCGTCTCGTCCCCCATCCGTCGTCTGACGCGGGTCGAGTACGACAACACCGTGAGGGATCTGCTCGGCGACGACACTCATCCGGCGCAAGCATTTCCCGCCGACGAGAAGGCGCTGGGCATCGCCATGGGCGGGACCGTCTCGGCGCTGCTCGCGGAGCGCTACCAAGAGGCGGCGGAGGGCGTCGCTGGTCGCGCCGTGAAGGACCTGAGCACGCTCTTGCCGTGCGATCCCGCGACCCTCGGCGAGGACGCGTGCGCAAAGAAGTTCATCGACGGGTTCGCCAGTCGGGCCTACCGGCGCCCCCTGGACAGTGACGAGAGCGCGCGCCTGGTCGCGGTGTACGATAACATCAAGAAGGACTTCGACTTCAAGACGGCCATCGAAGTCGTCATACGCGCGGTCCTGCAGTCTCCGAACTTCCTCTACGTCGTGGAGTTCGGCGACGGTGACGCCACCAGCACCAAGGTTCCGCTCACCACCTGGGAGTTGGCGTCGCGCCTGAGCTATTTCTTGTGGGGCTCGATGCCGGACGAGACGCTCTTCACTGCGGCAGAGACGGGTGAGCTGTCGGACCCGGGGGCGCTGGAAGCTCAGGCGCGGCGCATGCTGAAGGATCCGCGAGCAGCCGACGCCGTTCGCGAGTTCCACGAGCAGTGGCTGGAGCTGGAGAGCTTGGACACCGTCAGCAAGGACTCGTCCTACTATCCGAGCTTCGACGATTCCCTCCGCCAGTCGATGAAGACCGAGGCGGAGACGTTCTTCGAGCGGGTGGTGTTGGACGATGGCCACCTCGACACGCTGCTCACGGCGCCCTTCAGCTACGTGAACCAGCAAATGGCGGACTTTTATGGGGTGTCGGCGCCCGCCAAGGCCTGGTCCAAGGTCACCCTCGACTCCACCCACCGGGCGGGCCTCCTGACCCTGCCAGCGCTACTGGCGACGCACGCGAAGCCGAACCAGAGCTCGCCGGTGTATCGCGGCAAGTTCGTGCGCGAGGCGCTCCTGTGCCAGCCCCTGCCACCGCCCCCTCCCAACGTTGCCATCGTGCCACCGGACCCCGACCCCAACGCGACGACCAAACAACAATTCGAACAACACTCCAAGGATCCGTCCTGCGCATCGTGCCACCAGTTGATGGATCCCATCGGCTTCGGCTTCGAGCACTACGACGGTATCGGTCGCTACCGCGAGAAGGACGGCAAGTTCATCGTAGATGCGAAGGGCGAGTTGTTCCAGACCCAGGACGTGGACGGGCCCTTCGACGGTGCCGTGGAGCTGGCGGAGCGCCTGTCCCAGAGCGAACAGGTTCGCGACTGCGTGGCCCGTCACTGGCTGCGCTTCGCGCTGAAGCGGGGTGAGTCCGGCGACGAGAGCTCGCTTTCTCTCGCCGAGAAGAAGTTCAAGGCTTCCGACTACGACATCCGGGAGCTGTTGGTCTCCATCGTGCTGACGCACGGTTTCCGCTACCGAAGGAGCGCGCCATGA
- a CDS encoding DUF1552 domain-containing protein: protein MRHSRRNFLRGAAAGAAVLTLPFLRSMKARGATGEFPKRLIVMFSANGTIHENWAPTGTETDFQLSTILSPLADFKDKLLILDGVDMASTASGPGDGHQKGMGHMLTATDLMPGPFEGGGNSGTAGWAGGISIDQKIAQHLGVESLDLGVQVNGKNVWTRMSYDGADKPRDPRVDPYGVYDDIFGNLTADPAELAKQRALRKSAIDFVKDDIAKLEARMPAADKPKLEAHLDAVRSVEKKLDPKGQLGGYCAPVTLGDKIDPTAAKNYPMVGELMMDLLVMAMACDTTRVAGLQWSKSVSGVLMDWLGVDVGHHELSHKGDSDSDAISKITKINTWYAKQLAYLLGKLDAIPEGEGTLLDNTVVLWCNELGRGNSHTRKKIPWVLAGSAGGHFKTGRYLQFEDGTPHNKLHVSLQNAFGIDSDSFGNTQFGTGPLPGLV, encoded by the coding sequence ATGAGGCACAGCCGACGTAACTTCCTGCGCGGTGCTGCGGCTGGGGCCGCGGTTCTCACGCTGCCGTTCCTGCGGTCGATGAAAGCGCGAGGCGCCACCGGCGAATTCCCCAAGCGGTTGATCGTGATGTTCTCCGCCAACGGCACCATTCACGAGAACTGGGCGCCGACAGGCACCGAGACGGACTTTCAGCTCAGCACGATCCTTTCCCCGCTGGCCGACTTCAAGGACAAGCTCCTGATCCTGGACGGTGTGGACATGGCCAGCACCGCCAGCGGACCGGGCGATGGCCATCAAAAGGGCATGGGCCACATGCTCACCGCCACCGACCTCATGCCGGGCCCCTTCGAGGGCGGCGGCAACAGCGGCACGGCAGGCTGGGCGGGGGGCATCAGCATCGACCAGAAGATCGCCCAACATCTGGGGGTGGAGTCCCTGGACCTCGGGGTGCAGGTGAACGGCAAGAACGTATGGACGCGCATGAGCTACGACGGCGCCGACAAGCCGCGGGACCCGCGTGTCGACCCTTACGGTGTGTATGACGACATCTTCGGCAACCTGACGGCGGACCCTGCGGAGCTCGCCAAGCAGCGGGCCCTCCGCAAGAGCGCGATCGACTTCGTGAAGGACGACATCGCCAAGCTCGAGGCGCGCATGCCCGCCGCCGACAAACCGAAGCTCGAGGCCCACCTGGACGCAGTTCGCAGCGTGGAGAAGAAGCTCGACCCGAAGGGCCAGCTCGGCGGCTACTGCGCTCCGGTCACGCTGGGCGACAAGATCGATCCCACTGCGGCCAAGAACTACCCCATGGTGGGCGAGCTGATGATGGACTTGCTGGTGATGGCGATGGCCTGCGACACCACGCGGGTGGCCGGCCTGCAGTGGTCCAAGAGCGTGAGCGGCGTGCTCATGGATTGGCTGGGGGTCGACGTGGGCCACCATGAGCTGTCTCACAAGGGCGACAGCGACAGCGACGCCATCAGCAAGATCACCAAGATCAACACCTGGTACGCCAAGCAGCTCGCCTACCTGCTCGGCAAGCTCGACGCCATCCCCGAAGGCGAGGGGACGCTGCTCGACAACACCGTGGTGCTGTGGTGCAACGAGCTCGGCCGCGGCAACTCCCACACCCGCAAGAAGATCCCCTGGGTCCTGGCAGGCAGCGCGGGCGGCCACTTCAAGACCGGCCGCTACCTGCAGTTCGAGGACGGAACGCCGCACAACAAGCTGCACGTCTCGCTCCAGAACGCTTTCGGCATCGACAGCGACAGCTTCGGGAACACCCAGTTCGGCACGGGCCCGCTCCCCGGTCTCGTCTGA
- a CDS encoding DUF3570 domain-containing protein: MQRLPFFVVLSALLAVATPGSAQQSNVSTDVKGEVATYADTDSVSVVSPSVAATIRSPLDGWSAGGSYLVDIVSAASVDIVSTASGKWHEVRHAGTLHAQYKPSTWGASVSGGVSREPDYLSLSGGGAITADLAGKTVTPKLGYSYSHDTAGRSDTPFSVYSLELDRHTVTGEVLLLLDRETVITGDVDAIFEVGNQEKPYRYVPLFAPDVVDRVPVGASIATVNALRLPGRVAERLPTDRQRYAVSGRLAQRLADTTFILFERLYGDSWGMRASTTDLKLVFDLSRRLWIWPEFRAHFQNGVSFWKLAYEGSMDADGTLRVPALRTGDRELGPLSAGSFGAGGHWNIGGGADPSNLALILITDATITQYHQALFIDQRLSLFSALQLEATF; the protein is encoded by the coding sequence ATGCAACGGCTCCCTTTCTTCGTCGTGCTCTCGGCGCTGCTGGCCGTCGCCACGCCCGGCTCCGCCCAGCAGTCGAACGTTTCGACGGACGTCAAGGGCGAGGTCGCGACCTACGCAGACACGGACTCCGTGAGCGTGGTCTCGCCGTCCGTGGCGGCGACGATTCGCTCTCCCCTCGATGGTTGGTCCGCCGGCGGCAGCTACCTCGTCGACATCGTGTCGGCGGCCAGCGTCGACATCGTCTCCACCGCCAGCGGCAAGTGGCACGAGGTTCGCCACGCCGGCACGCTCCACGCGCAGTACAAGCCCAGCACCTGGGGAGCTTCCGTGTCCGGGGGAGTCTCCCGCGAGCCGGACTACCTCTCGCTCTCCGGCGGCGGCGCGATCACTGCAGATCTGGCGGGCAAAACGGTCACGCCGAAGCTCGGCTACAGCTACTCCCACGACACCGCCGGACGCAGCGACACGCCGTTTTCCGTCTACTCCCTGGAGCTCGACCGGCACACCGTCACCGGCGAAGTGCTGCTGCTGTTGGACCGCGAGACCGTGATCACGGGGGATGTGGACGCCATCTTCGAGGTCGGCAACCAGGAGAAGCCCTACCGCTACGTGCCGCTGTTCGCTCCAGACGTGGTGGATCGCGTGCCGGTTGGCGCATCCATCGCGACCGTCAATGCGCTCCGGCTGCCCGGCAGAGTCGCGGAGCGCTTGCCCACGGACCGCCAGCGCTACGCCGTCTCCGGACGGCTGGCGCAACGCCTGGCGGACACGACCTTCATCCTCTTCGAGCGCTTGTACGGTGACAGCTGGGGAATGCGCGCCAGCACCACGGACCTCAAGCTGGTGTTCGATCTCTCCCGCCGCTTGTGGATCTGGCCTGAGTTTCGCGCACACTTCCAGAACGGCGTCTCGTTCTGGAAGCTCGCATACGAGGGCAGCATGGATGCCGATGGCACCCTGAGAGTCCCTGCGCTGAGAACGGGGGACCGAGAGCTCGGCCCGCTCTCCGCGGGCTCCTTCGGCGCCGGTGGCCACTGGAACATCGGCGGCGGCGCGGATCCGTCCAACCTGGCGCTCATTCTCATCACGGACGCCACCATCACGCAGTACCACCAGGCGCTGTTCATCGACCAACGGCTGTCCTTGTTCAGCGCCCTGCAGCTGGAGGCGACGTTCTGA
- a CDS encoding DUF4266 domain-containing protein: protein MSAVKNPATRTKANPRWRCRLRRITVPVNVQRLVAITLLALGSSACSHVAAYERGRLAHPTMNPEDGTSAGLDHVRAVQEGATGGQIGVASGCGCN, encoded by the coding sequence ATGAGCGCCGTGAAAAACCCTGCAACTCGCACGAAAGCAAATCCCCGTTGGCGGTGTAGACTGCGCCGGATCACCGTGCCGGTCAACGTCCAACGCCTCGTCGCCATAACGCTGCTCGCGCTGGGCAGCTCCGCCTGCTCCCACGTGGCCGCCTATGAGCGCGGTCGTCTGGCTCATCCGACGATGAACCCGGAAGACGGCACCAGTGCCGGACTGGATCACGTGCGGGCCGTGCAAGAGGGTGCAACGGGCGGACAGATCGGCGTGGCATCCGGTTGCGGGTGTAACTGA
- a CDS encoding DUF2271 domain-containing protein, with the protein MGCGSVSDGDPAFWAPSQDLGGPSLGQGGEPGTGGVAGDPGLGGAPGGGGSSAAGGAPSGGGAPSGGGAPSGGGAPGGGGAPGGGGSTSTTGCQLHFDVTTVTYHGKYSPKNIGAIWIQTPQGKFIKSLNVWGKTRRLHLVKWNGLSGGNTVDAITAATATSHGPHGADWDCTDVNHQLVPDGTYQVGLEITEEDSAFLIWPAGPTITVDFVKGSGPVSLSPPNAPNFVGMSLTVN; encoded by the coding sequence ATGGGCTGCGGGTCCGTTTCAGACGGTGATCCCGCGTTCTGGGCTCCGAGTCAGGACCTCGGCGGCCCCTCCCTCGGCCAAGGCGGCGAACCCGGCACCGGAGGAGTGGCAGGGGACCCCGGTCTCGGCGGGGCGCCCGGTGGTGGCGGCAGCAGCGCGGCCGGCGGTGCTCCCTCCGGAGGCGGTGCGCCTTCCGGCGGCGGCGCTCCGAGCGGTGGTGGTGCTCCTGGGGGTGGCGGCGCTCCGGGGGGTGGCGGCTCCACCAGCACGACCGGCTGCCAACTCCACTTCGACGTCACCACGGTGACCTACCACGGCAAGTACTCGCCGAAGAACATCGGCGCGATCTGGATCCAGACGCCCCAGGGCAAGTTCATCAAGTCCCTCAACGTGTGGGGCAAGACCCGGCGGCTCCACCTCGTCAAGTGGAACGGCCTTTCGGGCGGCAACACCGTGGACGCGATCACCGCGGCGACGGCGACCAGCCACGGACCGCACGGCGCGGACTGGGACTGCACCGACGTGAACCACCAGCTGGTCCCCGATGGTACGTATCAAGTCGGTCTCGAGATCACCGAAGAGGACTCCGCGTTCCTGATCTGGCCCGCAGGTCCCACGATCACCGTCGACTTCGTGAAGGGCTCGGGCCCCGTTTCGCTGTCGCCGCCCAACGCGCCGAACTTCGTCGGCATGTCGTTGACGGTCAACTGA
- a CDS encoding crotonase/enoyl-CoA hydratase family protein: MSDSPVSFELQDDVAVLRMDDGKANALSFTMLDALTEGLARSAAEAKSTVLIGRAGRFCAGFDLKHMMAGPAQARELVTRGADVLLAAYAHANPLVIACTGHALAGGALLVLTGDLRIGAMGDFKIGLNEVAIGMPLPILALEMARDRLAPAKLTEATLTAQQYSPMDAVSAGYLDEVVAPEVVVPAALEQARRLSALGGAAFAASKRALRGRSIQYIRDTLEQNLREFGA; the protein is encoded by the coding sequence ATGAGTGACAGCCCGGTCAGCTTCGAGCTTCAGGACGACGTGGCGGTGCTTCGCATGGACGACGGCAAGGCGAACGCCTTGAGCTTCACCATGCTGGACGCGCTCACCGAGGGGCTCGCACGGAGCGCCGCCGAGGCGAAGAGCACGGTGCTCATCGGCCGCGCGGGACGGTTCTGCGCGGGGTTCGATCTCAAGCACATGATGGCGGGACCGGCACAGGCTCGGGAGCTCGTCACTCGCGGCGCGGACGTGCTGCTCGCGGCGTACGCACACGCAAACCCGCTGGTCATCGCGTGCACGGGGCACGCCCTGGCGGGAGGAGCGCTGCTCGTGCTCACCGGTGACCTGCGCATCGGTGCGATGGGAGACTTCAAGATCGGCCTGAACGAAGTGGCGATTGGCATGCCATTGCCCATCCTGGCGCTCGAGATGGCGCGAGACCGACTGGCACCCGCCAAGCTCACGGAGGCCACCCTCACGGCGCAGCAGTATTCCCCGATGGACGCCGTATCGGCGGGCTACTTGGACGAGGTGGTGGCACCGGAGGTGGTGGTACCCGCGGCGCTGGAGCAGGCGCGACGGCTCTCCGCCCTCGGGGGCGCGGCCTTTGCCGCCAGCAAGCGCGCACTCCGGGGCCGTTCGATTCAGTACATCCGCGACACGCTGGAGCAGAACCTGCGCGAGTTCGGCGCCTGA
- a CDS encoding tetratricopeptide repeat protein, protein MNGPLATAKRPVRVAWVAVAALAAHMSALRGGLVWLDHAHLSTGYAVRPPAEWWRLFTEPFARTGFYRPITALSLSLDALLGSTAWFHAENLLWHAAAAVATLAAARALGLSRGSATVAALLFAVHPLGSLVASAIAFRSEAMITVALLGLVVAHRRGRPVWAAAAVLLGALTKETAFALAPLFVIALELRYKRLDKALLGAEAAALSAAGVLRLLYAPTWLATFPQLTPSEAVGTRLATLPKSALAFVAPVSNDICDAFPVTSVWAPMALFGLLIAVGLVWLVAQKGLVALLMTLALLPSLQLVPTLRWWSPHYLYVACAFACMLVARALARHAKVVLVVVVALAAMSWRDGRRYQNDVALWRPEVEAEPACREAHFYLGESAREARDFSSAAREYEAAITPRPGVLAYVDLNAALQNLGVSRLELSEWDRAADAFEAALEVSRRPDIKMELTHDLALARLKGGHPAEAVRLLEPVVAGGGVPPATRRLYDDARQAVRDGADLVAPAHE, encoded by the coding sequence GTGAACGGACCCCTCGCGACGGCGAAGCGCCCGGTGCGCGTGGCGTGGGTCGCCGTGGCTGCGCTGGCGGCGCACATGAGCGCGCTCCGCGGAGGCTTGGTTTGGCTCGACCACGCCCACCTGAGTACCGGCTATGCCGTTCGCCCGCCGGCCGAGTGGTGGCGGTTGTTCACCGAACCGTTCGCGCGGACGGGTTTCTATCGCCCCATCACCGCCCTGTCCCTGTCGCTCGACGCGCTGCTCGGATCGACGGCCTGGTTTCACGCCGAGAATTTGCTGTGGCACGCCGCCGCCGCAGTGGCGACGCTGGCCGCCGCGCGCGCCCTCGGGCTCTCGCGCGGGAGCGCCACCGTGGCAGCACTCCTGTTTGCGGTGCATCCCCTCGGCTCCCTCGTGGCCAGCGCCATCGCCTTCCGTTCGGAAGCGATGATCACCGTCGCCTTGCTCGGCCTCGTCGTCGCCCACCGCCGCGGGCGTCCGGTCTGGGCCGCCGCCGCCGTACTTTTGGGAGCGCTGACCAAGGAGACGGCGTTCGCGCTCGCTCCCCTCTTCGTCATCGCGCTGGAGCTCCGCTACAAGAGGCTCGACAAGGCCTTGCTCGGAGCCGAAGCGGCGGCGCTGAGCGCCGCGGGGGTGCTGCGACTCCTGTATGCGCCTACGTGGTTGGCGACTTTTCCTCAGCTCACGCCGTCCGAAGCCGTGGGCACGCGCCTCGCCACCCTGCCGAAAAGCGCGCTGGCGTTCGTCGCGCCCGTGAGCAACGACATCTGCGACGCGTTTCCCGTGACCAGCGTTTGGGCACCGATGGCGCTCTTCGGCCTGCTGATCGCCGTGGGCTTGGTGTGGCTCGTCGCGCAGAAGGGGCTCGTGGCGTTGCTGATGACCCTCGCGCTGTTGCCGTCACTACAACTGGTTCCGACCTTGCGCTGGTGGTCGCCACACTACTTGTACGTCGCTTGCGCCTTCGCTTGCATGCTCGTTGCGCGAGCCCTCGCACGCCACGCCAAGGTCGTGCTGGTGGTCGTGGTCGCGCTCGCGGCCATGTCCTGGCGCGATGGCCGGCGCTACCAGAACGACGTGGCCCTGTGGCGACCGGAAGTGGAGGCAGAGCCGGCCTGCCGTGAGGCTCACTTCTACCTGGGCGAGAGCGCCCGTGAGGCCCGCGACTTCTCCTCCGCGGCGCGGGAGTACGAGGCCGCCATCACGCCGCGGCCGGGCGTGCTCGCCTACGTCGATCTAAATGCGGCGCTCCAGAACCTGGGTGTGTCGCGATTGGAGCTTTCCGAGTGGGACCGCGCGGCGGACGCCTTCGAGGCGGCCCTCGAGGTTTCGCGCCGCCCCGACATCAAGATGGAGCTCACCCATGACTTGGCACTGGCTCGACTGAAAGGAGGCCACCCTGCCGAAGCCGTGCGCTTGCTCGAGCCCGTGGTGGCCGGCGGCGGGGTCCCTCCAGCGACGCGGCGGCTGTACGACGACGCCCGGCAGGCTGTTCGCGACGGCGCCGATCTGGTAGCTCCAGCGCATGAGTGA
- a CDS encoding metallophosphoesterase has translation MVRLEWLAPVAALGLSLFMTAACGSDDDAGSGGSAGSGATAGTSGSGGSSGGSSGGTGGTAGAGASAGSGGSSATGGASGAGGGGGSAGNGGASGIATDPNLRVAFIGDSGEGANFKSVLALIKAEKADFVLHQGDFDYSNDPDGFFQAITDTLGAKYPYFASVGNHDAGSWSGYVTHIKQRMADNNVTPDDPDLSDQKYAIEYRGLKVVFVGEDGKNTQYANYLNDQLTGDDHIWKICSWHKNQKQMQVGGKGDEMGWDVYENCRKLGGIIATGHEHSYERTKTLSNMQNQTVDSSCSDPKALCVGPGRTFAFVSGLGGQSIRPQLLCLPASYPYGCKQEWGFIYTSNQNAKYGALFVDFNVGGDAKKAHGYFKTVDNQTVDEFDIVKD, from the coding sequence ATGGTTCGGCTGGAGTGGCTCGCCCCGGTGGCGGCCTTGGGACTTTCCTTGTTCATGACCGCGGCCTGCGGCTCCGACGACGACGCCGGCTCCGGCGGGTCGGCCGGCTCCGGCGCCACCGCTGGAACGTCCGGAAGCGGCGGCAGCAGCGGAGGCAGCAGCGGCGGAACGGGCGGCACCGCGGGCGCGGGAGCCAGTGCCGGCAGCGGCGGCAGCTCCGCCACGGGCGGAGCGAGCGGCGCCGGAGGCGGCGGCGGCAGCGCGGGCAACGGTGGGGCCTCCGGCATTGCCACGGATCCGAACCTGCGCGTCGCGTTCATCGGCGACAGCGGCGAGGGCGCGAATTTCAAGTCCGTGCTCGCGCTCATCAAGGCGGAGAAGGCCGACTTCGTCCTGCACCAGGGCGACTTCGACTACAGCAACGACCCCGACGGTTTCTTCCAGGCCATCACCGACACCCTGGGCGCCAAGTACCCGTATTTCGCTTCCGTGGGCAATCACGACGCCGGCTCGTGGTCGGGCTACGTCACGCACATCAAGCAGCGCATGGCGGACAACAACGTCACCCCGGACGACCCGGATCTGTCAGATCAGAAGTACGCCATCGAGTATCGCGGGCTGAAGGTGGTGTTCGTCGGCGAGGACGGCAAGAACACGCAGTACGCAAACTACCTCAACGATCAGCTCACCGGTGACGATCACATCTGGAAGATCTGCAGCTGGCACAAGAACCAGAAGCAGATGCAGGTGGGCGGCAAGGGCGACGAGATGGGGTGGGACGTTTACGAGAACTGTCGCAAGTTGGGCGGCATCATTGCTACCGGCCACGAGCATTCCTACGAGCGCACCAAGACCCTGAGCAACATGCAGAATCAGACGGTGGATTCGAGCTGCTCGGATCCCAAGGCCTTGTGCGTCGGACCCGGACGGACGTTCGCCTTCGTGTCTGGCCTGGGCGGACAGAGCATCCGGCCGCAGCTCCTGTGTCTGCCCGCCAGCTACCCCTACGGCTGCAAGCAGGAATGGGGCTTCATCTACACCTCCAATCAAAACGCGAAGTACGGCGCCTTGTTCGTCGACTTCAACGTTGGGGGCGACGCCAAGAAGGCCCACGGCTACTTCAAGACGGTGGACAATCAGACCGTCGACGAGTTCGACATCGTCAAAGACTGA
- a CDS encoding bacterioferritin — translation MRDLDVEKTIAILNTILEHELAGVVRYTHYALMVSGPNRIPIVDFLKLQAQESLLHAQQAGELLTGLEGHPSMHIGPIAESNEHSIRAILTESLNHELEAVHRYKELLATVESSSIYLEEFARTMIGQEERHQIELKKMLRDYGT, via the coding sequence CTGCGTGATCTGGACGTCGAGAAGACCATTGCAATCCTGAATACCATTCTGGAGCACGAGCTCGCCGGCGTGGTGCGCTACACGCACTATGCGCTGATGGTCAGCGGTCCCAACCGCATTCCAATCGTGGACTTCCTCAAACTGCAGGCTCAGGAATCGCTGCTGCACGCGCAACAAGCGGGAGAGCTGCTGACCGGACTCGAGGGTCACCCCTCGATGCACATCGGTCCCATTGCGGAGAGCAACGAGCACAGCATCCGAGCCATCTTGACGGAGAGCCTGAACCACGAGCTCGAGGCCGTGCATCGCTACAAGGAGCTCTTGGCCACCGTGGAAAGCTCCAGCATCTACCTGGAGGAGTTCGCTCGCACCATGATCGGGCAAGAGGAGCGACACCAGATCGAGCTCAAGAAGATGCTCCGCGACTACGGCACATGA
- a CDS encoding alpha/beta hydrolase, whose protein sequence is MAIVTTLAGLYAALCAAAYFGQRKILFPAPVTGDSPVMDGARMTETTSSAGRTVYIFHSPAPKGGPTVVHFHGNGEELADLVPLAWAFRRAGIGFFAAEYPGYGRAKAYEATEDNLYTDAEAALWHLHNTLGVSPEDVVLEGQSLGSGVATEMARRGHGVRLVLISPFTSVVDMASRMMPILPVGFLVRDRFENAEKAPGVTIPVLIVHGSADEVVPVSMGNRLGQLFPNATTYVVEGGHHNDLFVKDGRLIVDHIATFVKGEYVTG, encoded by the coding sequence ATGGCCATCGTGACCACTCTGGCGGGGCTGTACGCTGCGCTGTGCGCGGCGGCCTATTTCGGTCAGCGGAAGATCTTGTTCCCTGCACCGGTCACCGGGGACAGCCCGGTGATGGACGGCGCCCGCATGACCGAGACCACGAGCTCCGCCGGCCGGACGGTCTACATCTTCCACTCCCCGGCCCCCAAGGGCGGCCCCACGGTGGTGCACTTCCACGGCAATGGCGAGGAGCTCGCGGATCTCGTGCCGCTGGCCTGGGCATTTCGACGCGCCGGGATTGGCTTCTTCGCAGCCGAGTACCCCGGCTATGGCCGCGCCAAGGCCTACGAGGCGACCGAAGACAACCTCTACACCGACGCCGAGGCAGCGCTCTGGCACCTCCACAACACGTTGGGGGTGTCTCCGGAGGACGTGGTGCTGGAGGGGCAGTCGCTGGGGTCGGGGGTGGCCACGGAAATGGCCCGGCGCGGCCACGGGGTGCGCCTGGTCTTGATCTCGCCGTTCACCTCGGTGGTCGACATGGCGTCACGGATGATGCCAATCTTGCCCGTGGGCTTCTTGGTACGGGATCGCTTCGAGAACGCAGAAAAGGCGCCCGGCGTGACGATTCCGGTACTGATCGTTCATGGTAGCGCAGATGAGGTCGTTCCCGTGAGCATGGGAAACCGTCTGGGCCAGCTCTTCCCCAACGCCACCACCTACGTCGTGGAGGGGGGGCACCACAACGACCTGTTCGTCAAGGACGGCCGGCTCATCGTCGACCACATTGCGACCTTCGTGAAAGGCGAATACGTCACTGGTTGA